The region CGCTTCGATTTGGATGACGCGGTTGAACTTGTCGAGGACGAAAGCGTATCGGCTGCCGTTGCGTTTGTAGACCCAGCGGGTGTAGATGACTTTGCCGCCACCGCCGCCGCTGGCTGCGCCGCCGCCGCGCCCGCCGGTTCCGCCAGGACCCGTGTTCGGGGTCGAGGCTCCGCCGCCACGGCCGGAATCTCCGCCGCCGCCATCGTCAGGCGGGGCCAAAGTGGCTTGCCGCCATTCTTGGCCGTTGCCAAATGGGTCGCCGACCAATTCGAACGGGGTGTTGTATTTGCCGCCGGCGCCTTCGCCGCCCGTCGGGCCGCGCTGGCCGCCTTGCGGTGCCCCGCCCCGGCCGCCGACGCCGGTGCCCGGAGTTCCCGCGCCGCCGCCGTCGCCTGCCCCGCCACCGGCCGCAGAGCTGCTGCCGACGTTGAGGGCCAGAATGTCATCAGGTGACCCATACTTGCTGATCACCTTGCTGCCCGGGTCATAAAGGCTGATGCCGATTAAGCTGTTCTCTGCCGAGCCCCGGTGGGGTTGCGGCGAATTTTGGCCGATGACGACGGCAGCCGACCCCAAGGTCAGTGCCGCCATTGCCAATCCGATAAGTGCGTTCTTCACAGGTCTGGAACTCCCTCTTTCCGAGTACGCCCATTACGACGTGGCAGAGGGGCAGAATGGTTACACACTTGTCCCCAATCCGCCTGACCGGGACCCCCGAGAACTTTCTGCTCTTCCTGACTCTTATACAAGTGTAGACTGGACGGCGTGCGGGAAACGCCCCCGCCCAGCATCTAGGAAGAACTATGGGAGCAAACCTGACCCTCGAAGCTAGCCGGTTCGAAACCGAAGTCCTCAATTCCGATGTGCCCGTCCTCGTCGATTTCTGGGCCACCTGGTGTCGGCCGTGCATCGCCATCACGCCGAGCGTGGAAGAAGTCGCCACCGAGATGGAAGGCCGGGCCAAGGTCTTCAAAGTCGATGTGGATGAAAATCAAGCCCTCGCCATGAAGTACGACATCATGAGCATCCCTGCCCTCGTCGTGTTCAAAGGCGGCAAGGAAGTCGACCGCATGGTCGGTGCCGGCAGCAAAGCCGACATCAAAAACCTGATCGAACGGCACGCCTAAGCCGCTCGCCGGCTCCGGCCCACCGCAAAGAGGGGGCAACGCAATGGAACCGGGCCGCGTCACTATGGGTGACGTGGCCCGTTTTCGTTTCTGGTTCCTCCTGTTCTTCCTGTTGGCCCCGATCCTCGGGCTTGCCGATGATGGATTTGAGATCGAGAACTACGACGTCCGGATGACAGCCACGGCTAACGCCGTCATCGAAGTTAATGAAACGATCTCGGTCACGTTCACCGAATCAAAGCACGGCATTTACCGTGAAATCCCCAATCGGTACGAAATTAGCGGCGGTCCGCAACGCCGAGTGTTGATCCAGAACGTCCAGGTCCCCGGGGAAGGTGTGCTCGTCACGCAAAACCTCAACAACGTCCGGATTCGCATCGGCGACGCTGACACCGTGCTTCCCGCCGGCACCAAAAAGACCTATATCATCCAATATTCCGTCAAGGGCGCCATCAACTGGTTCAAAGGCGATGAATCGTGGGAGCCGCGGTCGGAAATCTATTGGAACATTGCCGGGCCATCCTGGCCGACCGCCATCAAACGGACGACCTTTACGCTCAGCTATCCATCAGAAAAGGCCAGTTCGATCAAACCCCGGCTCTATGTCGGCTATTTTGGGGGCACTTCCTATGTGGAACCCGGGCAAGGCGGCAAATCCATCCGATTCGACCAATCCCCAGGCATGGTCTCCGGCACCGTATCGCAACCGGTTTACCCAGGCCAGGCCGTTTCGGTCGTCGTCGCCGTACCGGCCGGGTTGATCCGTCAACCCGCCTGGTATGAGGATCTCGGCGACTTCCTCCGCATCAACTGGGGGTTATTGTTGCCCTTGCCGTTGGCCGCAGTTTTGGGGGTTGTCTGGTTGTTCATTGGCCGCGACCCCAAAGTTGGCCCTCCGGGGGTGCGGTTCGACCCCCCGCCCGGAATTGACCCGGCCTTTGCCGGGGTCTTGATCGACGACAAGGTCGATGGCCGCGACATCACCGCCGGGATCATGTCCTTGGCCGTCAAGGGGTATCTCAAGTTTGTCTCCAATGACCCCCACGGACGGTTTGACCCGGAAACCACTTCTGTTCGCCGCACCGGAAAACCTGTCGGGTCTGACCTCATCGAATTCGAGCGAACCCTGTTGGACCGGGTTTTTGCCGGAGGAACAACCTACACCACCTTGGAGAACATGATCGACAACCTTCGGGCTTCCGGCTACTCGATCACCAAAAAGCTCCGCGACCGGCTCGTTGGTGGCGGTTATTACCGGATCCATCCCGAGGATGTGCGCGGACAGATGGCCGCGCTGCCATTCATGTTGATCTTTGTCCTCTTTTGGGCAGGCGGGTTCTTCTCTGGCTTCTTGTCCCACCTCGGTCTCGCGCCATCCATCATGAGTGTCATATTCGGGGTTCTTGCGTGCGTCCCCGTCTATGGGTTTTTCATGGTGATCATGCCGGCGCGGACCGCGCTTGGGGCCGTCAAAAACAAGGAATGCCTCGCCTTTTTTGAAGCCATGAAGCGCCGGGCCCACTACAACGATTGGTTCACCAAAACAAACCTTGACCAAGCCAAATATGAGGAGTACCTTCCTTATGCCGTGGCTTTCGGCCTGACCCGCGAATGGTCCACGATCTGCAACAGCGTTGTGCAAGGGTTGCCGAGCTTTTGCGAATCGGGTTACAACGGCCCGTTTGACTACTATCTGTGGTCGTCCAGTTTCCACCACAGTTACGATTCGATGAACAGCCAATTCGCCCCGATGACGAGGCCCCCATCCAGCTCAGGATATCATGGCGGCGGCTCCTCGGGCTGGTCGGGCGGATCTGGGTTCAGCGGTGGGGGAGGATTCTCCGGCGGAGGATTTGGTGGCGGCGGCGGCGGCAGCTGGTAGGGCTAATCCTCAAGCAAGAGCGCCGGAAGGTGGTTGATATTGGCCACCAGGTGGGTGTGGGGGTACGGCATCAGCGCTTCCCGCGAATGGGTGCCTTCGGTGACCCCGACAACCCATCCGCATCCGCTGATGTTGCCCATCAGCAGGTCATTGGGGGTGTCGCCCACCTTGGCCACGTGGGCGGGGTTGTCCACGGCGAAACGTTTCATGGCTTCAAACACCATTTGCGGGTTGGGTTTGGGTTTGTTGACTTCGTTTCCGGCGACCGTCCAATCGATGATCCCGCCTTTCCACTTCAGCTTTTCCAAAATGTGGTCGGCCACATGCCGGTTCAAGCACGTGTCGAGCACGACGAAGATG is a window of Armatimonadota bacterium DNA encoding:
- the trxA gene encoding thioredoxin encodes the protein MGANLTLEASRFETEVLNSDVPVLVDFWATWCRPCIAITPSVEEVATEMEGRAKVFKVDVDENQALAMKYDIMSIPALVVFKGGKEVDRMVGAGSKADIKNLIERHA
- a CDS encoding DUF2207 domain-containing protein, which produces MEPGRVTMGDVARFRFWFLLFFLLAPILGLADDGFEIENYDVRMTATANAVIEVNETISVTFTESKHGIYREIPNRYEISGGPQRRVLIQNVQVPGEGVLVTQNLNNVRIRIGDADTVLPAGTKKTYIIQYSVKGAINWFKGDESWEPRSEIYWNIAGPSWPTAIKRTTFTLSYPSEKASSIKPRLYVGYFGGTSYVEPGQGGKSIRFDQSPGMVSGTVSQPVYPGQAVSVVVAVPAGLIRQPAWYEDLGDFLRINWGLLLPLPLAAVLGVVWLFIGRDPKVGPPGVRFDPPPGIDPAFAGVLIDDKVDGRDITAGIMSLAVKGYLKFVSNDPHGRFDPETTSVRRTGKPVGSDLIEFERTLLDRVFAGGTTYTTLENMIDNLRASGYSITKKLRDRLVGGGYYRIHPEDVRGQMAALPFMLIFVLFWAGGFFSGFLSHLGLAPSIMSVIFGVLACVPVYGFFMVIMPARTALGAVKNKECLAFFEAMKRRAHYNDWFTKTNLDQAKYEEYLPYAVAFGLTREWSTICNSVVQGLPSFCESGYNGPFDYYLWSSSFHHSYDSMNSQFAPMTRPPSSSGYHGGGSSGWSGGSGFSGGGGFSGGGFGGGGGGSW
- a CDS encoding HAD hydrolase-like protein; its protein translation is MKPRLVMFDMAGTTVFDRGGIARVMSDFFKEYGFEIPPGAFIPWMGSPPEFVVNRSLRRVGDDRAENPAFVAETVVKLDATLNAYFADEAIPVPGAMSVFSVLKQNGIFVVLDTCLNRHVADHILEKLKWKGGIIDWTVAGNEVNKPKPNPQMVFEAMKRFAVDNPAHVAKVGDTPNDLLMGNISGCGWVVGVTEGTHSREALMPYPHTHLVANINHLPALLLED